A stretch of the Candidatus Bipolaricaulota bacterium genome encodes the following:
- a CDS encoding HDIG domain-containing protein, which translates to MDTHVPTREEAWALLKEYNQSESLLKHALAVEGVMRYMARKRGADEEKWGIIGLVHDLDYERYPDQHCQKTKEILEERGWPEDYIRAIMSHGWGLVTDVEPVEEMEKVLYAIDELTGLVTAVALVRPSRSVLDMKPKSVAKKWKDKSFAAGVNREVIAKGAEMLGMDLKDLFEDVIMGMREVADKIGLAGNVGEGG; encoded by the coding sequence AAGAGGCATGGGCCCTTTTGAAGGAGTACAACCAGTCCGAGAGTCTGCTCAAGCACGCCCTTGCTGTCGAGGGGGTGATGCGCTACATGGCGCGCAAGCGCGGCGCCGACGAGGAGAAGTGGGGAATCATCGGGCTTGTGCACGACCTCGACTACGAGCGCTATCCGGATCAGCACTGCCAGAAGACGAAGGAGATCCTGGAGGAGCGGGGCTGGCCAGAGGATTACATCCGGGCGATCATGTCGCACGGCTGGGGACTGGTCACCGATGTCGAGCCGGTGGAGGAGATGGAGAAGGTCCTCTACGCGATCGACGAGTTGACCGGGCTGGTCACCGCGGTCGCCCTGGTACGGCCGTCGCGCAGCGTTCTCGACATGAAGCCGAAGTCGGTCGCCAAGAAGTGGAAGGATAAGTCGTTCGCCGCTGGGGTGAACCGTGAGGTGATCGCCAAGGGGGCGGAGATGCTCGGGATGGACCTAAAAGACCTGTTCGAGGACGTGATCATGGGGATGCGCGAGGTGGCGGATAAGATCGGACTCGCCGGGAACGTGGGGGAGGGAGGATGA